CGCTGAGCCGTGAGGGTGCCTTCCTGGCAGGCAACTGGCTGTTCCTCGTCTTCGCGGTGATGGTCCTCGTCGGGACCCTCTTCCCCACCTTCGTGGAGGCGGTGCAGGGGCGGCGGGACGCGTCGGTGGGGCCCGCCTTCTACAACGCCTTTGCCATTCCGCTGGGGCTGGGCCTGCTGCTCTTGATGGGCGTGGGGCCGCTGCTCCCCTGGCGGCGGGCGGAAGGTCAGGGATTGTGGCGGGCGCTGCGTCCGCTCTTGATCGCGGGTGTCGGGGCGGGCGTGATCGCCTTCGCGCTCGGGGTGCGGAGTCCCGGCGTGCTGGGGACGGTTGCGCTGTCGGCCTACAACCTCGTCGGCCTCGGGCTGCTCACGGTCCGGGCGATGCGGCAGCGGGGCGGCGGCCTGATGACCCTCGTGCGTGAGCAGCCCCGCCGCTACGGGGCCTACCTCGCCCACGTCGGCCTCGTCGTGATGGCGCTCGGGATCGCCTTTTCGGGGGCGTACCGGCAGGACGCGCAGACGACGCTCAACGTCGGCGCCCCCTCCACCACACTGCTGCACGAGACGCTGGCGCTGCAAGGCATCCGGCGGGAGGTCAGGCCTTACAGGCAGTCGCAGGTGGCCCGCGTCCTGATCGACGGTCAGCCCTTCGAGGCACGGCTGAACACCTACGTGCAGGGCGGGGACTCCGCCTTCGCCGCGCCCGCCGTGCGCTACGGGCTGCTGGGCGACACCTACCTCGTGGTGACGGCCTTCGACGCGGACGGGAAGTGGGCGAGCGTGCGGCTGATCGAGAGCCCGCTGGTGTCGTGGATCTGGTGGGGCACGCTGGTCGTGGTGCTGGGGGCGGGGCTGACGCTCGTGACGCCCCGGCGGGCAGCGGTGCGGGTGCCCGTGACGCGGACGGCCCCGGCGACGGACTGAGGCGGAGAGGTGAAGACTGCCTTTCCTGTGACGCTCCGCCCGCTCACCCCCTCTGCTCCGCAGCTCTGCGAGTCCCGACCTCCCCCTCAAGGGGAAGGGGTAAAAGAAACCTAATGCGTCGGTGTGATCGCCCTTTTGACCACCCACGCTCTCAAAAACACGGGACGGTACTCTGTGACTGACCTCTCCACAAAGACAAATTCGACCACCAAGGCGCCCGTCCCCCTGTGGCGGCGGTTGCTGCCGCCCGTGCTCGCCGCGGGCCTCGTCGGGGTGCTCGGCGCGGCGCTGCTGAGTCCGGCGCGCAATGCCACGGACGGCGGGCCGCTCGTCGGCAAGCCTGCCCCCGCATTTACCCTGGAGAGTCTGGACGGCACGCGGGTCAGCCTCGCCTCGCTCAGGGGCCGCCCGGTCGTCGTGAACTTCTGGGCGTCGTGGTGCGGGCCGTGCCGGGAGGAGGCGCCCCTCTTCCGGGAACTCAGCGAGCGGCAGGGGGCCGGGCAGGGGCTGGCGGTCGTCGGCGTGCTGTTTCAGGAGACGAACGAGGGCAATGCGCGCGACTTCATCCGCGAGTACGCCCTCGCCTATCCCTCGCTGCGGGACCCGGGCATCAAGACGGGCATCAACTACGGCGTGGCGGGCATTCCCGAGACGTTTTTCATCGACCGGGCGGGCGTGGTTCAGCACGTGGACCGGGGCGGCCTGGACCGCGAGCGGCTGAACGTGGGGCTGGAGAAGATCGGGGTGACGGGGCTGTGAGGGAGCGGTCAGCCGTCAGCCGTCAGCCGTCAGCCCTGCGGCGGCTCGTCGCCCTCGTCGTGGGGGTGCTGCTGTCCGTGTCGCTGGCCCTGACGCCGGAGCAGGAGGCGCGGGCGAAGTTCGTCGGGTCGAACCTGCGCTGCCCGATCTGCACGGGGGTGCCGATCACGGAGAGCACGAACGACATCAGCCGGGAGATGCTGCGCGACGTGCGCGAGCAGGTGGCGGCAGGGCGCAGCGACCGGGACATCTATGCCTACTTCTCGGCGCGGTACGGGAATTTCGTGCTCCTGGACCCGCCCAAGGAGGGGAGCAATCTGCTGCTGTGGGGGGCGCCGCTGCTCGCGCTGGCGGGGGGCGGCTTGGTGCTGTGGGGCTTTCTGCGGAAGAAGAATGCTGCGCCCGCGTCCACCCCCGAGCCGGTCGCCGATGAACCCTTTGACCCCTTCCTCGCCCAGGTGAGGCGGGACACCCGGCGGGACGACCGGGCGGGAGGTGGGGCGTGATCCTGGGCCTGACCGTCTTCGCCCTCGTCGTCCTCGCCGCGCTGTGGCTCGTCCTGCTCCCCTTACGCGGGGGGCTGCCCGCCGACCCCGACGCCCCGGAGCGCGAGCGGCTGACCGCCGAGCAGGACCGCCTGTACGGGGAACTGGCGAACCTGACGGACGATTCGCGCCGCCCCGACCTCGAACGCCGCGCGGCGCTGACCCTGCGCTCACTGGACGCCCTGCCGCCCGCCCCTCCGCCCCGGGAGCGGAGCGGACGCACCCGCACCCTCGCGCTGACGGGGCTGACCGCGGCCGCGCTCGTGACTGTCGCCGGGGCGGTGACCCTCGTGCCGCGCTGGCAGCTCGCCTCGCTGGGGGCGGGCGAGGCGCAGGACGTGCGGGACGTGCTCGCGCTGCCGGGCCTGAGGAAGAGGGCCGAGGCCACAGGGGACAAAGCGGCGTACGTCGCCTGGGGCCGGGCCGCCTTCGACTCCGCACGGTACGCGCAGGCCGTCCTCGCGTACGGGAACGCGCTGAGGCTCGATCCCCGCCAGCCCGAGGCGTTGCGGCGGCTGGGCATCCTGCTCCTGACGCGGCCCGACCAGCAGGGGCAGAACGCGAAGGACCCTACGCCCGAGGAAGCGCAGCAGGCTTTCCGCCTCATCCAGGCGGCGGCGCAGCTCGCCCCGCGGGAGCCCGAGTCGCAACTCCTCCTCGGCTTCGCGCTCGCCCGCTTCGGGCAGGACGCAGACGCGTTGACGGCGCTCGAACGCTACCGGACCCTCGACCCCAAGGGGCGGGACGCCGACGACCTCATCACTGCCATCCGTGCCCGGCAGAACGAGGACGACCCCGGGCTCAAGGTCTACGCCGCGAACTGCGCGAGCTGCCACGGCCCGAACGGTCAGGGCGGCCTGGGTCCCAGCCTGCGGGTGTCCGCCCTCTCCCGCGAGGCGCTTAGAAGCGTGACCGTCAACGGCAAGGGGGCCATGCCCGCCTACCCGAACCTGAAGCCGGACGAGCTGAACGCCCTCCTCGACGTGCTGGAGCGGTGGCAGAAGGAAGGGCAGTGAGGCCCAGTTCCAAAAAATTCACCCGACGCGACCTGCTCGAACGCTGGTGGGTGGTGCCGGTGGCGGGCACGCTGGGGGCGTTCGGCTATATGGGCTGGTACGCCTCGCGCGTGACCTTCGGGAAGGAGGGGGCGGGCGAGCCCGACTTCTTGCCGGGGGAGGCCGTGCGGGTGGCGGCACGGTCGGACCTCGCCGCCGAGTGGGCGCAGGTGGAGTTCACCTACGCCGGGCGGCCCTGCGTCCTGCTGCGGGTGCCCGAGCCCGTGCCCGGCGGCCTGAGCGAGGACGGGGTGCACTACGTGGCCTACTCACGGGTCTGCACCCACCTGGGCTGCCCGGTCAACCTCGTGCGTGACCCGGAGGTGCTCGCCTTCGCGTACAACTACCGCCCGCCCGCCCAGGACCGTCACCCGCAGCTCGGCTGCCCGTGTCATTACAGCGTGTTCGACCCGCTGAGGGCCGGGGAAGCCGTCTTCGGCAAGGCGAACGGCCCGCTGCCCCGGGTGCGGCTGGAGGCGCGCGGCGGCAACCTCTCCGCGACGGGCATCGAGCCCGCCCCGGCGCTGGGAGGCTAGGCCCGGGTCCATGACGAGTCTCACCTTCACCCGGGGGGACGTGGGGGCCGCCTCGGGCGTGCTCACGGCGACCGCCGCCCACCTCGCCGCGCTGGGCAGGCCGCTGTGGCCCGTGTCCAGCCTGACGCCGCAGCGCCTGGAGCGGCAGTACCCGGCGCAGAGCTGGCGGGTCGCGTGGTTGGAAACCCGGCCCGTCGGCACCTTCGCCCTGCTTTCCGAGGACCCGCTCTTCTGGCCGCAGGCGGCGCCCGGGGAGGCGTTGTACCTGCACAAACTCGGCGTCCACCCGGAAGCACAGGGCCAGGGCCTCGCCTCCCGACTGCTGGAGGAGGCCGTGCGGGAAACGCGGGCCGCCGGGGTCCCCTTCCTGCGCCTCGACACCGCCGCCACCCGGCCCAAGCTCCGCGCCCTGTACGAGGCGGCGGGCTTCCGGGCGGTGGACGAGCGGCAGGTCAGGGGGTTTCACGTCGTGCGGTACGAGCTGGACGTGTAGGGACCGCCCGCCTTCCCGCCGCCGACTATGCTGGTGGGCGTGCCCAGTCCAGAACTCACCGTCCAGACCAGGGAGGGAGCCGCTTGACCTCCCCCATCCCGCGCCCCCGCAGCGTGCTCTTCGCGCCGGGCAACCGCGCCGAATTGATCGCCAAGCTGCCCCGCGCTGAGCCGGATGCCGTCGTCCTCGACCTGGAGGACGCCGTGCCCAGCGGCCCCGAGGCCAAGGCGGCGGCCCGCACGGTCACGCGGGACGCGGCGCGTGACCTGATCGCCGCGCACCCCCACCTCGCGGTCTTCGTGCGGGTGAACGCCGTCCACTCGCCCTTTTTCGGGGACGACCTCGGGGTGCTGACCCCCGAGCTCGCGGGCGTGGTCGTCCCCAAGCTGGAGTCGGCGGCGGACGTGCGGCTCGTGGCGCAGGCGCTCTCGGGGCGGGGCCTGAGCCTGCCCGTCATGGCGGGGCTGGAAACGGGCGCGGGGGTTTGGAACGCGCGGGAGATCCTGGTGCCGCCCGTGGCGTGGGCGTACTTCGGGGCGGAGGATTACGTGACCGACCTGGGGGGGCAGCGGACCGTGGGAAACCTGGAGGTGCTGTATGCCCGCTCGCGGGTGGCCCTCGCCGCCCGGCTGGCGGGGGTGCCCGCCCTCGACATCGTGGTGACGCGGCTGGGGGACGAGGCCGCCTTCCGGGAGGACGCCGCGCAGGGCCGGGCGCTGGGGTACGCGGGGAAGCTGTGCATCCACCCCGCGCAGGTGCCCCTGGCCCACGAGCATTTCGGCCCCACCGACGCCGAGGCCGAGCGGGCCCGCCGTCTCCTGGGCGCCGCACACGAGGCGGCGCAGTCGGGCCGGGGCGCCTTTTCCTTCGAGGGGCAGATGGTGGACGAGCCCATGATGGCGCGGGCGCGGGCGACCCTGCACGCGCGGGGAGAGCATCCGTGAACGAGGACCTCAACCGCCCCCAGGGCCGCTACTTCGAGGAGCTGCCGGTCGGCACCGTCATCCGCCACCGGGTGACGCGCACGGTGACGGAGGCGGATAACGTCTTTTTCACCACGCTGACGATGAACCCGCAGCCGCTGCACCTCGACCACGAGTACGCCGCCGCGACCGAGTTCGGGCGCCCGCTGGTGAACAGCCTCCTGACCCTGAGCCTGCTCGTCGGCCTGAGCGTCCACGAGCTGACCCTGGGCACCCTGGTCGCCAACCTCGGGCTGAGTGACGTGGTGTTCCCCACACCCGTCTTCCACGGCGACACCCTGCGCGCGGAGTCGGAGGTGCTGGAGGTGAGGGAGAGCCGCAGCCGACCGGACGCCGGGATCGTCACCGTCGAACACCGGGCGATCAACCAGCGGGGCGAGGTCGTGGCGCGCTGCAACCGGACGGCGCTGATGCAGAAGAGGCCGTGAAAGGGAGGGGGCAGGGGCCAGGCTGTCATCTTGGCCGAGTGTGCGCTGTGTCTGGTGCCTTTGGTGGAGCGGATGCGTGGGTCACACGCCCCTTACCCGTTGCTGCGCGGGCGCCCTCTCCTGCGGACTCGCGGACTCGCAGAGCTGCTTGCAGAGCTTGACAAGTCCGCTTCGCGGCTCTCCGAGTCTCCCGCAAGGGTCAGCAGCCTGAGCCAGCGGCACCTTGCTTTGGTGACCCGAGAGGTTGAACCTGGTCAAGAGAAAAGCCTGGGCAGGGGCGGCGTTGCTGCCGGGAACCCTGCCCCCCTCTCTCCTGGCTCCTCAATCCGAGGCCGCCGCCACCCCCGCCTGAGCGGCGATCACGCGCGGCCACGCGAGCTTTTTTGCCCGCCACGCGAAGATCAGCACCTTGGCGACCTCCTCCGCCACCCGGGCGAGGAGCACGCCCCACACGCCGAGCCCCAGCCCGAAGGCGAGCCCCCAGGCCAGCGGCAGCCCGACCGCGAAGGCGCCCACGGCGTCGCCGATCAAGACGCCGCGCGTGTCGCTGCCCGAGGGGAGGATGCCGCCGCCGCGCACGAGGTTGGCGACCTTGACGACCTGGATGGCGGCGTTGACGAGGATGGCGCTCAGGGCGACCTGCCGGACCTCCGCCCCCACCGCCGGGTAGAGCGCGGGCAGCGCCAGGGCCGAGAGGGCGAACAGCGCCCCGAAGACCACCCCGGTCACCAGCC
This genomic interval from Deinococcus aestuarii contains the following:
- a CDS encoding cytochrome c-type biogenesis CcmF C-terminal domain-containing protein, with the translated sequence LSREGAFLAGNWLFLVFAVMVLVGTLFPTFVEAVQGRRDASVGPAFYNAFAIPLGLGLLLLMGVGPLLPWRRAEGQGLWRALRPLLIAGVGAGVIAFALGVRSPGVLGTVALSAYNLVGLGLLTVRAMRQRGGGLMTLVREQPRRYGAYLAHVGLVVMALGIAFSGAYRQDAQTTLNVGAPSTTLLHETLALQGIRREVRPYRQSQVARVLIDGQPFEARLNTYVQGGDSAFAAPAVRYGLLGDTYLVVTAFDADGKWASVRLIESPLVSWIWWGTLVVVLGAGLTLVTPRRAAVRVPVTRTAPATD
- a CDS encoding TlpA family protein disulfide reductase, encoding MTDLSTKTNSTTKAPVPLWRRLLPPVLAAGLVGVLGAALLSPARNATDGGPLVGKPAPAFTLESLDGTRVSLASLRGRPVVVNFWASWCGPCREEAPLFRELSERQGAGQGLAVVGVLFQETNEGNARDFIREYALAYPSLRDPGIKTGINYGVAGIPETFFIDRAGVVQHVDRGGLDRERLNVGLEKIGVTGL
- a CDS encoding cytochrome c-type biogenesis protein, with product MRERSAVSRQPSALRRLVALVVGVLLSVSLALTPEQEARAKFVGSNLRCPICTGVPITESTNDISREMLRDVREQVAAGRSDRDIYAYFSARYGNFVLLDPPKEGSNLLLWGAPLLALAGGGLVLWGFLRKKNAAPASTPEPVADEPFDPFLAQVRRDTRRDDRAGGGA
- a CDS encoding c-type cytochrome → MILGLTVFALVVLAALWLVLLPLRGGLPADPDAPERERLTAEQDRLYGELANLTDDSRRPDLERRAALTLRSLDALPPAPPPRERSGRTRTLALTGLTAAALVTVAGAVTLVPRWQLASLGAGEAQDVRDVLALPGLRKRAEATGDKAAYVAWGRAAFDSARYAQAVLAYGNALRLDPRQPEALRRLGILLLTRPDQQGQNAKDPTPEEAQQAFRLIQAAAQLAPREPESQLLLGFALARFGQDADALTALERYRTLDPKGRDADDLITAIRARQNEDDPGLKVYAANCASCHGPNGQGGLGPSLRVSALSREALRSVTVNGKGAMPAYPNLKPDELNALLDVLERWQKEGQ
- a CDS encoding Rieske 2Fe-2S domain-containing protein, with protein sequence MRPSSKKFTRRDLLERWWVVPVAGTLGAFGYMGWYASRVTFGKEGAGEPDFLPGEAVRVAARSDLAAEWAQVEFTYAGRPCVLLRVPEPVPGGLSEDGVHYVAYSRVCTHLGCPVNLVRDPEVLAFAYNYRPPAQDRHPQLGCPCHYSVFDPLRAGEAVFGKANGPLPRVRLEARGGNLSATGIEPAPALGG
- a CDS encoding GNAT family N-acetyltransferase, whose protein sequence is MTSLTFTRGDVGAASGVLTATAAHLAALGRPLWPVSSLTPQRLERQYPAQSWRVAWLETRPVGTFALLSEDPLFWPQAAPGEALYLHKLGVHPEAQGQGLASRLLEEAVRETRAAGVPFLRLDTAATRPKLRALYEAAGFRAVDERQVRGFHVVRYELDV
- a CDS encoding HpcH/HpaI aldolase/citrate lyase family protein, whose amino-acid sequence is MTSPIPRPRSVLFAPGNRAELIAKLPRAEPDAVVLDLEDAVPSGPEAKAAARTVTRDAARDLIAAHPHLAVFVRVNAVHSPFFGDDLGVLTPELAGVVVPKLESAADVRLVAQALSGRGLSLPVMAGLETGAGVWNAREILVPPVAWAYFGAEDYVTDLGGQRTVGNLEVLYARSRVALAARLAGVPALDIVVTRLGDEAAFREDAAQGRALGYAGKLCIHPAQVPLAHEHFGPTDAEAERARRLLGAAHEAAQSGRGAFSFEGQMVDEPMMARARATLHARGEHP
- a CDS encoding MaoC family dehydratase; amino-acid sequence: MNEDLNRPQGRYFEELPVGTVIRHRVTRTVTEADNVFFTTLTMNPQPLHLDHEYAAATEFGRPLVNSLLTLSLLVGLSVHELTLGTLVANLGLSDVVFPTPVFHGDTLRAESEVLEVRESRSRPDAGIVTVEHRAINQRGEVVARCNRTALMQKRP